A window of the Hordeum vulgare subsp. vulgare chromosome 5H, MorexV3_pseudomolecules_assembly, whole genome shotgun sequence genome harbors these coding sequences:
- the LOC123397746 gene encoding uncharacterized protein LOC123397746 isoform X2, whose product MAMTPVEYKFERHEHKRKKKEDQPALDVNPKRKQVEDLISAAANAIKVAIESEKEVQLGGNASEGETVRLGALTVSSLVANIEVETSGPGKEVEKHHLKISLSGKPMDSPTVEWSYPGNGQGMHSKANVSTEASKMEGSTSSQAEGKEKHKDAPNAHLEDMK is encoded by the exons ATGG CTATGACTCCAGTCGAATATAAGTTTGAAAGGCATGAACACAAGCGTAAAAAGAAGGAAGATCAACCAGCTCTTGACGTGAACCCTAAAAGAAAACAAGTCGAAG ATCTTATTTCGGCAGCGGCCAATGCGATCAAAGTAGCCATAGAAAGTGAAAAGGAGGTCCAGCTGGGTGGCAACGCCTCTGAAGGTGAGACCGTTCGCTTGGGAGCACTTACGGTCTCGTCTCTTGTCGCTAACATTGAAGTTGAGACCTCAGGGCCCGGCAAG GAAGTTGAAAAACACCATCTGAAGATTAGTTTGAGCGGGAAACCTATGGACTCACCAACAGTGGAATGGAGTTACCCTGGTAATGGTCAAGGGATGCATTCAAAG gctAACGTCTCAACTGAGGCCAGTAAAATGGAGGGTTCCACCTCTTCCCAAGCGGAAggaaaggaaaaacacaaggacgCCCCGAATGCCCACCTGGAGGACATGAAATGA
- the LOC123397746 gene encoding uncharacterized protein LOC123397746 isoform X1 gives MAMTPVEYKFERHEHKRKKKEDQPALDVNPKRKQVEDLISAAANAIKVAIESEKEVQLGGNASEGETVRLGALTVSSLVANIEVETSGPGKEVEKHHLKISLSGKPMDSPTVEWSYPGNGQGMHSKKANVSTEASKMEGSTSSQAEGKEKHKDAPNAHLEDMK, from the exons ATGG CTATGACTCCAGTCGAATATAAGTTTGAAAGGCATGAACACAAGCGTAAAAAGAAGGAAGATCAACCAGCTCTTGACGTGAACCCTAAAAGAAAACAAGTCGAAG ATCTTATTTCGGCAGCGGCCAATGCGATCAAAGTAGCCATAGAAAGTGAAAAGGAGGTCCAGCTGGGTGGCAACGCCTCTGAAGGTGAGACCGTTCGCTTGGGAGCACTTACGGTCTCGTCTCTTGTCGCTAACATTGAAGTTGAGACCTCAGGGCCCGGCAAG GAAGTTGAAAAACACCATCTGAAGATTAGTTTGAGCGGGAAACCTATGGACTCACCAACAGTGGAATGGAGTTACCCTGGTAATGGTCAAGGGATGCATTCAAAG aaggctAACGTCTCAACTGAGGCCAGTAAAATGGAGGGTTCCACCTCTTCCCAAGCGGAAggaaaggaaaaacacaaggacgCCCCGAATGCCCACCTGGAGGACATGAAATGA